ACGATCGTCGTCTGCGGGATCAGGTGCCCGCCCAGCAGCGCGCCGCTCTCATCGCAGAAGGCCGCGTGGCAGTGCACCAGCGGCTCGCCCGCATCGCCCTTGCCCAGCGTGGCATTGCCGAAGATCAGCGTGGACGCGCCCGCCGCGATCGGCGCGGTGTACGCCACCACCCGCAGATGGGCCGGGTCCGGCGGCGCCGTGCAGTAATCGAGATGGCTGAAGGCGCCGCTGAGCAGCGTCATGGAGGCGTTCTCCACCCCCAACGGCGCCAGCCCCTCGACCAGCGCCTCGAACAGGCTGGCGCCCGGCTGCAGCGCCAGGCGGATATGGCGGCCGTGCCGCGCGCAGCGGCTGTGTATTCGTATGGGGTTGAAGGCCCCCGGGTGTATCAGCGTCCTGGGACGGGGCAAAGTCGGTGCGCCCCGCAACGAACGATCCACGGTGGTGGTTCGCATGATGTGCACTCCGTGCGCTTGTGGCGCGAGATGGGAATGGAATGTGGGAATGGCGGGAGGCGGCGGCTCAGTGCACCGCCGGCAGCATGCCCGCCGCGGTGAAGCCGCCGTCTACGCAGATCACCTGCCCCGTCACGTAGCTGGACAGCGATTCGTCCAGCAGCCAGCCGATGGTGCCGTTCAGTTCCTCCGGCGCCGCGTAGCGATGCTGCGGCACCACCTGGCGCCAGGCCGCGCGCGCCGCTTCGGTGTGCATCTGGCCCACCAGCGGCGTCTCGATCGGCCCCGGCGCCACCGCGTTCACGCGGATGCCGTAGGCGGCCAGCTCCACCGCCATCACCCGCGTCAGCGTC
The window above is part of the Achromobacter deleyi genome. Proteins encoded here:
- a CDS encoding PPC domain-containing DNA-binding protein; protein product: MRTTTVDRSLRGAPTLPRPRTLIHPGAFNPIRIHSRCARHGRHIRLALQPGASLFEALVEGLAPLGVENASMTLLSGAFSHLDYCTAPPDPAHLRVVAYTAPIAAGASTLIFGNATLGKGDAGEPLVHCHAAFCDESGALLGGHLIPQTTIVGAAPVTVLVTALEGFELRATYDAETNLRLLQPREI